The nucleotide sequence CCTTAATATCGTTATCATTGCTCTAGTGATCAAGAAATTGGTTGAAAGGTAACAAGCGTGGAAACTGTTTTAGGTGATGCCTCGGGAGCCTAATCGGGCATATCTGTTGGCCGTGTTGCTGCTATTGGTCGGTCTCCGCAAGGCTGGCTGCTCGACATCCGCTCCCCGATATCCGGTCTGTAAACCGGGTTTCGAATTTTGGTCGGTCGAGCGTGCCACCTGTTGGCCTTGCACCAGATGCGCTCCTGAATTCACTTTGAGTCCCTGCGCCATTTACAAGGATGCTATTTGCGGACCGCTCTCCGCTCTCGAGCTCGACTGGTCTTTCCTCTCGACCAGGAAACGACCGGAAACCGGCCAAAGGAGCCTCGAAGCGGTTACCTCGAAGATGTTATGGAGGTTCCCCGACTTGGACCAGCAACAGATTAGGCAAGAGTCGAAGGATTTTGCAGACAATTCGCAGCAAGATATCCAATCGAAAACGAAGAACCAGGTATAAGGTCTACAGTATTAAGTTGGTTATCAGAATTCCATCTATCCATTTCCCATCCATGTCCAGTTATCCACTTAGCTGAATTCATCACGTTGAAAGACAAGTGATTTACTAGTGACAGGGTGTGTCGCAACGCGTGACATCCATTTCAGCAGTGGGCACGAGAAACAATAAAGAAAGTCCATATGAACACGAGTCCGATTTGATTTTGTTTCAAAGTTATGGTCATTTAATTTTGCGTTTCAACAATTTGCGACAGTTTGCCTTCGTAGAAGACCCTTGAAATGGCTAGCCTCGGTCTGTACGCAAGCTTGCTGTCGTCCTATCAAAGTTTCGTGGTCTTTCAAAAATTCCAGGGGTATAATCGAATAATACAGAGTAATAAATTTGAGACAAGATCAGATAGGATGTATGTTCATTGTTTTTATGCCTTCTGTCCATTCCTGAAATGGCTCCCACATGTTGTGATACACTCTGTGTATCTGGAGCTTGTTCATTAACCAATGGAACGTTAATTCTACAACGAAATTCTAGGTATTGAACGAGTCTCCTTATCCAAGGAGCGCAGCTACTTCCAAGGAGAGAATCCTGTGGGACTGGCAAACGGTCGCGCTGATCCTTGCAGTGTGCGCCTGTATTCTCTTTTTTCTGGTCGCAGGATGCTCGGCTTTGGTCTACGCGAGACAGTGGCGTCGGATGAAGAAAAACTTCGAGCCTGGTAAGAATTCAACTTGTTATTAGTAATTACTGGACTGCGGATTTTCCtgcgtttatgggaaatttcgAGATGCGAAGATGCATCGAATGCACACAATTTacgaaaatatatagaatattcaaAGCAACATACTCGTTACAATGTAACGGACGAATCAAAATCTCTGCTTAGCTTTTCTTTCCtacttattattaattatgttcaTCTATTGTTGCTTACGCGTAGAAACGAAGCCTTATGAAATGATTGCACAGTAGGAAAACTGAGTTCCCCGTCAAGGGCGCTGTCGGAAGAAGAGATCTTTTGCAATTTAAAAGTTGCTAAACGAATCACTCTGAATTCCTATGAGAAATATATATCGCGTGGTGTCCACGCGAATGCCAGCCGAACCCTGTCACTGTATTTTATGGGTGTAACGAAGCAGAAAATGTTGTATAAACGTAAGCTAAACAAAGCTTTATCGAAAAGTTGTAATAAAAGCATGAAGTATGGAGGGAATGGACTTGTGGTTTCGGTGCTATAAGACAAGAATAGATTTACAATCAACATAATCATTAGCTATTAATAGTCATGGTCAATGTTCCTGTTGATATGAAGATCTAGTCAGTATTCCTGttggtattttgtatttttatcgtAACTTTCTAATAAAGCTGTGAACGACCTATACTTATATAATTATACCTGGAAATATTACCTGCCGTGTGTAGTACGCTACTACCGAGTGTACACTATTGAGTGTACTAAGCATTAGTAGTAGGTAATATTTCGCGTTCTGGTATTTTGTTACATTCGATTCCGAAGGATTGTTATATGTTTCCTTGGAGGGGGATAAGAAGTCCTTTAAAATGCAAGACAGATTTTCTTCATTAGAGGGCCGCTCACGACCTCTGCTCACCTTGGCTCGATCTATCACGCCCGGATATGACGTCCCGGTATCCGATGCTTCTCATTTCTTTCGTGATGCTCCGTTCCGCGTTCTCTTTGTACTCATTTACCAACTTATGTCATCAATGATTATACATATCACTCGCGAGATACGTGCCTTTAATTGGGTACATTTGGTTTCATCGAATCGAAGCCAGTGTGAGGATTGGCTTTAATCGCAACAAGCCTGATACCTACATTTACGTATCGTTTTTATCAATCAGCATGGCGTGCCAATATTTAGAAAAATCTCTCATTCAACGATATTAGATGTTcgaaagaattatttaatatacgtaCAAGGTTTTAATCGATTTTTAATCGATCCACGCAAATATCTCCTAAACTGTACATTATTTGGAAAAATGTTCCAAACAAAGCTTGTTCTGTTTCAAGGAAAACGTCTTATGACAATCACCAGGTTTGTCGAGGTGGCGACGTATTCCGGATTTCGAGATAAACGTTCGCGACTTTTTTGAGAATTAAGCTTCCCTTATAATAAATAGGTTTACAAATATTGCGCATAAATAACTTATTTAACCACGTTACGGATATCAAACGTTGCTTCGATGCGAATTATACTAATTCCATACTACATTTATTTGCAACTATAAGAATTAATATGGAACTATAAAATCGAAGGTTTTTCATTTGTTCGGTGATGTAGCAGCTGATTGTTCGCGTCATTGAGCAGCACGAAGGCGGGAAAGGCAGTCGGAAGGCTGTTCAGATTTTTCGAAACGTTGAAATAACACCGCGTACGAAATCGCGTGACCCAGCTGCTTTAAATTCCTTACGGTTCGTCCAGTACTGTAAAGCTGTAAACGGGCAATGTTCGCAAATCGCCGTTACGATGTTCACAAACGAGAGGTTGCACGCGTATTCAAGATCGATCGCAGCTCATCGACTGTACTCATATTTTTTGAGATCGTCGAAATTCACTCTCGAATAGGGTTCGATACCTTAAAATTCCTGGAAATCTTGCAAGTCTGAAAAGTCTCGAAAGTCTTGCAATCCACCTAAATTTTGCAAATCGTGGTCGCGCAAGTGCATTTCCGATCTTTTGAACTTTCAAGGATTCCCAATAAATTCCAAGACTTTTATGACTTCCACAACTTCCAAGACTTTTAGAAATTTGATGGCATCGAATACGATTCGAAGTGTTTCAAAGTACTTGACAATCCATCACTGGACGTACATCCTCGCTCAAAAATATCCGGACGTTAGCTTATTTTGTGACAAGACgtattttaattgtaaaacTATGGTTAAATCGTACTTGAATCGATTTGATTCTTCGTAATCGCTATAGCCACTTATAACATATAggtgttatattaaatattatgccATACTCTTATATTActtaaatatcaaatatacaTACAGCGAATATTGGAgaatatgtaattataattaaaatatatcatttcgATATCTTCTAATGTGTGATTTAGATTTATATTCTGATGATTCCGTAAAGAAAAAGTAGCAAATGTTGCTTGCAATTACCAATTCGGCATTAATTTGTACACTTTGTACAAAATTCGTAAAATTCACACGCTGTTGCTGCAAAGTAATCCTGGTGTCCGTATACTTATGAGCAgtgtacgtgtacgtgtacagagaagagagaaattcgaATGGTGTTATGATCTACAATCTACGATGAACGTTTGTACGATGTTACTACCCGCATTTGCATAACGAGCGTTACGCAGAACTCATCAACGCCGGAACCCTCTCTTGTCCCCTCTATTCTTCCCGATATCCCCTTTTCCCCTTTTCCTCTTCCCCATCTTGCTGCCACCCACGCTTCCCGAGGAAGCGTACTATCTAGCGATAGAATCGATCCGTTCGATCCCTTCAATCTTTTTACGAACGTTATTGACCAAGCGCAGGTATCCTTGTAATTGCACGTACGTCGATCTATCTGCGATTTAGTTGCAATTGTTTAGTACAAAGTCGAAGAGTGCTCGTAGAGAACATCGCAAAGAGCTCGTTCAGACACGGCCGATATAGCAAGCAAGTAGCAAACAATATAGTGTCTTGCCCTGTGTGAACGCTAAAATTTATTCAAGTAGTTTAGCAAAATGGTCATTCGAGTTGACGAAAATTTGTCTATTGTCTTCCGGCAAAGTAGACTGCAGCTGTAGCAGTTGAAATGTACATCTTTTTAAAACCAAGATGTTTGACGATTGCGTAGGCAAAGaattattttcgtttctttcttattttctcccAGCTGTTTCCAAACCTGAACGAAGCGGGTAATAAGCGTCCCGATTCTAGCGCAAATCTCACAAGCTACTAACGATGTTCGCtaaagaaacagaaagaaggaagcaCCTGACGTACACTTAATCCCATCACTAGTGGACATTTGTGGAAAACCTTTGAATCGTCACACGAGTCGGTATGAATGAACCACTACTCTTTGACTTCGATGCCGGTACGACGCTGTTAATTCTACGGTCAGACGCATAATGTTTCGTGTAATCTACTGTATCGTTGTAACAATCGTAGTATTATTTTACCGAGAAGTGACCGGGGAAGTGGCAATCTGTTCGTGTAAATGGAGGTTTACAAgaataaaagttaaaaatataaatcataAGATATAAGattatcgataataaaaaaaaaaaaaagtggtatTCGACGGAGAATCATTGAAACGAGGCTTTCGCGTTGAATCTCAGCCGAACGAATTCGCAAGGATATCGCTGGCTAATGTAATTGTGCTTGACATGTTCCTCAATTGGAATCAGAAGGTATTGTCGGCATTCTCACTAACGGATTGGTAATACAAGCGAATGGTCGTGCATTCGGTACCGTTTCATTGCTGGTTCTGCCTACTAAAGGGGACTGAGGATAGCCCGCCTCTTTCGTTAGAATCCATTACCTGATCCCCCTAACAATGTTCCTTAATCGTAACAAATTAACGATAATTCTCCAACACGGACCTTCGCAAAGCGATTTGCATTGCTGCACAGGTATAAAAGTAATTCTCGCATTCACGCAGTATAATTACAGCGACGATTCTTACAATTTCACTTTCTTATttcttaataattaataattaatttcaatgatTTTCATAGGAACGCTTTTAAAAGTAGCACATCCATTTATACGAGTCTTTCAATCCCATTTCATATCATTGCTACGTGTAAAAAGCGACTCACAATTTCAAGATTGCCTCTTACGATCTTAATGCTTAGTCCAAGctggaaaaattatttaaattcccCTGAATCGTCTCTGTCGTTTGTTAATTACGAATCGATGGTGTAACAAAGTGCGTAAAATTTCAAAAGGTAGAATTTGAGAAAATACCTGTTAGAAAAAGCATGCCAGGTGAGGCATTCATTTTTCTAACTGAATAGTTCTTCGACCTGTGACTAGTCGGGCTTTTCTTCATGGGGAGAGAAACATGACTTCAGACCGGAGCGAGACTATCGTTAGATTCATCCCATGGGGCCTTGAGAAAGCAGAACTGCATTCCATAGTCGTTCAACTCGCATTCCATCCTTGGGCAGGCGATACGATCGTTTCAACTTGCACCACTAGATTATCAATGAACAATAACTTAAATGATCGGTGTCCTAAATTACTGGATTTCGTAAACGTCGAATTTTGTAGCAACgatagtaaattaaaaattgttaaactACAACATCGACGTTGACTTGAACCTCTTCATTCTCATCGCGTAAAAAtcataaatagaataaataatgtgatatttaatttataaaaattatacgaCTGTACTTTATATTTACTTTGCTGTTCTTAGTATAATTGAAAGTTCGTTTATTCATAAGGAAAATAATTATGGTTTGAAAATTATAGCAGAAAGTTGGGAATTAACAATaactataaataaattactcgATGGCAATGCAAAATGGACACGATTAGATTTTTACGCGTTTACGAGAATGTGCTAAAATTTGCCAAATTGTACAGATTacgtagaaatataaaatatacaaagacTAAACTAAATTTGTTGTTGAAGCTCGTGTAGAGTAAAGACTGTTCGATATTTTCAGTGGGTCTAGAAGAGATCTCGGCTCGATTAAATTTAATGGTCAAGGCGGAACTAGCCGAACTGGTTGCCGGCGCACCAATGAACCCTGGTGATCCCGAAACAAGGTGCCAGTATCTCGAGAAACTCTTAGGTAAGTAAATTCTTTGAATCGGCTTGTTCGGGTTTAAACTGTATTTTCATCTTTAAAAATCCTCTTCGTTTCTTTATGTACCTAAAAATGCTATATGATTGAAAagtaagaagaaaatatatatgCTTTTCGCGTGACATTGTGCTGTATTCTATAGGGTGTATTATAACAAAAGGGACTCGCTTCAAGACAGGAGTGGACAGAAGGCACAAAAGTAACGAAAAAGATTCATACGAACGTGTGTTCTGTCCGATCTCGTGTTAAACGTGTAGTCATTTCGATAATCCAGTTTCAATATGTCCAGAAACAATTTATCGTTTCTTCTGGAAAACATACGTTCTCAATCTGAGAACCTCAACCTCGCTAGTGAGCGATAGAATACGTTCATGAAAATGTTCAATGGGAATATATTGTAGTACAGAGATAGCTCGACTTACGTTCTTTCCTATTTGTCGTCTTTATTGGCAATGCCATCGGTATTTATTAAAACAGTCAGATTAGTATGTCCAAGTGCTCAGGCTTTCCAAGTCTGTGAACAATTTCTTATGTGTAATGCGATTCATACATTTATTTAAGTTGTAGTTTTGTGGTTgtctaattttataatatacattaattaatcaattaacaAGAATCTGCCTCTACCATCTACATATATCGCTCATTTGCTGCAACAACGACGTAACTAAAAAATCACAATTATAAGGAAAACGAGTTTGAATGCTCCGAACTGTTACAGTTTCGTGATGATGCAATCATCGCGAGCGACACAATTGTCGCCGTGCGGCGAACTTTTGAACTTCGTTTGTACGTCTCTAACGGTAAAAAGTACATGGAACAAGTATTTCTACTGTACCGATAGCTCAAAGCCTACAAATTTCATTTGCAGTTACGTCGTTGCTGCAGCAAATTACCGATGTGCTAAGCACATTGTACAGGCTGTGTCATTTTAATCGAGCCAACTAATAACTCGAACAATATAGGTAATACATCTTTCTTTTCGCAGATCGAAAAAGGGAGACTCCTGTGGTGTCCGATTGGCCGGAAGTCAGCGGGAACGTTTACATAGAAGACGGAGATCCTTCGAAGAAATTGCAAATCGCTAGAATTCATCGAAATATCGAGACGATGTTAAATCAGAAGAAGAGTTTCAGCGATTCATAGAAACGCAAGTGGAATATGCGTGAAAGAAACCGCTTTCGAAGAAAGTCGAGTTAAAATTTTAATCGAGgactattttatatttatattcgtaTTTACGACTCGTTATTCAACGCGGTAGTTGAAATAAGGAAATTACGCCGAAAGGTACAAAATCACATTCGACGATTGTACACGAgcaatttgtattatttttttaataatttaataattatatctttatatatattttgttatttaagtaGATACACGAGTAAGGAGATGGAAGAAATCGTTGCTCGAAGTCTCGAAGCTCGAACGTGATCGAGCGACGACCGACTTGCCCcgttcaattatttatttcttcttagTAGCTTTAAAAGCCGCCATCTCTGTATGATAACTATGCGATGTATGTattgaaaaacaaaataaaatggcaTAAACGTtttcgctataatattttatgtttaaaaggCGTGTGTAGAATTTTCTGACTGACTATAGATCATTTTTCGTAATATTCATATTCCATCATCCTGTAACGAGGAATTGGGCAGAAAACATCGGAAAGCGAAACAAAACGAGAGATACGGATTCTGTGAAACACGATATGAGAGCCTGGATCACGTAACGAGGAGGTGCGAGAATGTAGAGGAGTTGGAAAAGATCTAAGAAGAATACTTGAAGATTCTGGTAAAGGATACACATGTACGAAGGGTTTTAAACGCAGAGCTGACAATATGTCGATAATGGTCGCATGGAAAAATGGCGTACAAAAAAAAGTAAGTATCTAGGTGGCGTATGGTGTTCACGGATGACAAGGACGAGGTAAAGTTAGAAT is from Bombus vancouverensis nearcticus chromosome 17, iyBomVanc1_principal, whole genome shotgun sequence and encodes:
- the wgn gene encoding tumor necrosis factor receptor superfamily member wengen, whose protein sequence is MPREPNRAYLLAVLLLLVGLRKAGCSTSAPRYPVCKPGFEFWSVERATCWPCTRCAPEFTLSPCAIYKDAICGPLSALELDWSFLSTRKRPETGQRSLEAVTSKMLWRFPDLDQQQIRQESKDFADNSQQDIQSKTKNQVLNESPYPRSAATSKERILWDWQTVALILAVCACILFFLVAGCSALVYARQWRRMKKNFEPVGLEEISARLNLMVKAELAELVAGAPMNPGDPETRCQYLEKLLDRKRETPVVSDWPEVSGNVYIEDGDPSKKLQIARIHRNIETMLNQKKSFSDS